The Lusitaniella coriacea LEGE 07157 genome has a window encoding:
- a CDS encoding DUF928 domain-containing protein: MNSIYRLRWGKLGMFALACALAGNLHLPLAAQTNSSNSEDDIEFSAPSALTRRGRSRNRRGKRSRGGCSTSVDAKQLTAIVPSVSAGLTLDGYPTFWAYIPYPTGDYHSIEFELFDERGNSIYVTQFAQTLDLPGIVSFRLPRTIEPLEVGKEYDWSVSVYCQAPESGEQPTPVIWVSNAIQRVEPSDELKKDLAGAIAEREQAIVYAKHGLWYDTLTKLGSLRRLGLANGEWEQLLRDREVNLSDLIPQPIIDCCRPTGDEVE; encoded by the coding sequence GTGAATTCAATCTATCGTTTGCGGTGGGGAAAATTGGGAATGTTTGCGCTTGCCTGCGCGCTAGCAGGAAACCTCCATCTTCCCCTCGCCGCACAAACGAATTCTAGCAACAGCGAAGATGACATCGAGTTTTCCGCACCGTCAGCACTCACTCGCCGAGGACGATCGCGCAATCGTCGTGGGAAGCGCAGTCGCGGGGGATGCAGCACCTCCGTCGATGCCAAACAACTCACCGCGATCGTTCCCAGTGTCAGTGCAGGGTTAACGCTAGACGGCTATCCCACATTCTGGGCTTATATTCCCTATCCCACTGGCGACTACCACTCCATTGAGTTTGAATTGTTCGACGAGCGCGGAAATAGCATTTACGTCACGCAATTTGCCCAAACGCTCGATCTCCCTGGCATTGTTAGTTTTCGCCTTCCTCGAACCATCGAACCCCTTGAAGTGGGGAAAGAATACGATTGGTCTGTCAGCGTCTATTGTCAAGCTCCCGAATCTGGAGAGCAACCCACCCCTGTGATTTGGGTCAGTAATGCCATTCAGCGCGTCGAACCTAGCGATGAGTTGAAAAAAGATTTAGCGGGCGCGATCGCGGAACGAGAACAAGCAATCGTCTACGCCAAACATGGCTTGTGGTACGATACCCTCACTAAATTGGGGAGTTTGCGCCGTTTGGGACTGGCAAATGGGGAATGGGAACAACTTTTGCGCGATCGCG